A genomic segment from Agelaius phoeniceus isolate bAgePho1 chromosome 2, bAgePho1.hap1, whole genome shotgun sequence encodes:
- the ANKRD10 gene encoding ankyrin repeat domain-containing protein 10, with translation MSLGAGPEAGFSSEELLTLRFPLHRACRDGDLPALCALLQSSPRSDLAAEDSFYGWTPIHWAAHFGKLECLMQLVRAGASVNASTTRFAQTPAHIAAFGGHPQCLNWLIQVGANINKQDYVGETPIHKAARSGSMDSISALVAHGAQIDLRNASGLTAADLAHTQGFQECAQFLLNLQNCHLNRFYSNGTINGVHQNAGPNPFSGGTSRKRSFEDMESAGVKKARTEAYSFDGLIPVLNGGAEDDADNMHVDREFAVVSDMNSSSSILNALTNGCAINGHLDFSAAQQLGGMDARREECSALAPNGAIPGVTSPSRHRLHTANGIEEPEKAMSNSTDMCGSLHLNGSPSSCVSNRPSWVEDPGDTLHYGHYHGFGDTAESIPELSSVVEHSNSVKVEQRYDNTVLGTMYLYHGS, from the exons ATGTCGCTGGGAGCCGGCCCCGAGGCGGGCTTCTCCAGcgaggagctgctgaccctgcGCTTTCCCCTGCACCGCGCCTGCCGCGATGGGGATCTGCCCGCTCTGTGCGCGCTGCTCCAGAGCTCGCCCCGCTCTGACCTGGCGGCCGAGGATTCCTTCTATGGCTGGACGCCCATCCACTGGGCCGCGCACTTCGGCAAG CTGGAGTGCCTAATGCAGTTAGTAAGAGCTGGAGCTTCTGTAAATGCCAGTACGACACGTTTTGCTCAAACACCAGCCCACATTGCTGCTTTTGGAGGACATCCACAGTGCCTGAATTGGTTGATTCAAGTGGGGGCCAACATAAACAAACAG GATTATGTTGGTGAAACTCCTATTCATAAAGCAGCACGGTCTGGTAGTATGGATTCCATAAGTGCCCTTGTGGCTCATGGTGCGCAAATAGA CTTGAGAAATGCCAGTGGCCTGACAGCAGCAGACCTTGCACATACCCAGGGCTTCCAAGAATGTGCCCAGTTTCTCTTGAACCTCCAGAACTGTCACCTGAATCGTTTCTATAGCAATGGCACCATAAATGGGGTTCATCAGAATGCAGGTCCCAATCCATTCAGTGGTGGGACAAGTCGAAAGAGATCCTTTGAAGATATGGAGTCTGCTGGAGTGAAGAAGGCTAGAACAGAAG CTTACAGCTTTGATGGCTTAATACCAGTGCTGAATGGAGGAGCTGAGGACGATGCTGACAATATGCACGTTGATAGAGAGTTTGCTGTTGTATCAG ATATGAATAGCAGTAGCTCCATATTGAATGCACTGACAAATGGATGTGCCATCAATGGACATTTGGATTTCAGCGCCGCACAGCAGCTCGGTGGGATGGATGCCAGGCGTGAGGAGTGCTCGGCATTAGCACCCAACGGTGCCATTCCTGGGGTCACCTCTCCCAGCAGGCACCGGCTGCACACCGCTAACGGCATCGAGGAGCCCGAGAAAGCCATGAGCAATTCCACTGATATGTGTGGATCCCTGCACCTCAATGGGAGCCCCAGTAGCTGTGTTTCTAACCGGCCCTCCTGGGTGgaagaccctggggacactttgcACTATGGACACTATCATGGTTTTGGGGATACTGCTGAGAGCATCCCTGAACTCAGTAGTGTTGTTGAGCATTCCAATTCTGTCAAGGTCGAACAGAGATATGACAATACTGTCCTAGGCACAATGTATTTGTACCACGGTTCCTAG